One Synechococcus sp. PROS-9-1 DNA window includes the following coding sequences:
- a CDS encoding DUF1651 domain-containing protein: MPRLRPDSQRLPDIPGGEGWLSNELQQQLVHFQCAGNSADGELIALRTFQWKPPYPPVPLSRRRMLRHQAVDTWDTMREAGWQRCYPPVR; the protein is encoded by the coding sequence ATGCCACGTCTTCGTCCCGATTCACAGCGACTTCCAGACATCCCTGGTGGTGAGGGTTGGCTTTCCAACGAGCTTCAACAGCAACTGGTGCATTTTCAGTGTGCTGGCAATTCTGCTGATGGTGAATTGATCGCGTTAAGGACGTTTCAATGGAAACCGCCCTATCCACCAGTCCCACTTTCACGTCGTCGGATGCTTCGTCATCAGGCCGTCGATACCTGGGACACCATGCGTGAGGCCGGTTGGCAGCGCTGTTACCCCCCGGTTCGATAA
- a CDS encoding SulP family inorganic anion transporter has protein sequence MARPNLALVHGFSWRHWKGDLLGGLTAAVVALPLALAFGNAALGPGGAIYGLYGAIITGFLAALFGGTPAQVSGPTGPMSVTVAGVIGTLAAVGISRELGSNELLPLVMGAVLIGGLIQILMGVLRLGRYITLVPYSVVSGFMSGIGVIILCLQIGPLLGIKSQGGVITSLGTVFSQFTPNTAALLVGALTLAVVFLTPKRLSTWVPSPLIALVVITPLSMLLFQDGIPRIGTIPEGGLNFSLPNLKNHFPVLLRAGLVLAVLGAIDSLLTSLVADNISQSRHHSNRELIGQGIANSVAGLFNGLPGAGATMRTVINIKSGGRTPISGMAHSVFLLVLLLGAGPLAESIPEALLAGILIKVGLDIIDWGFLLRAHRLSIKTALVMWGVLLMTVFWDLIGAVLVGMFIANLLTIESITTHQLESMNSEDSSQLDQEEQHLFDRCGDALMLFRLQGPLSFGAAKGISERMTQIRQYKILLLDVTDVPHLGITATLAIERMVEEAEHHERQVLIAGANAKVKARLEQFRIHQLTGSRREALAHAAQELDPN, from the coding sequence ATGGCGCGTCCAAACCTGGCCTTAGTTCACGGCTTCAGCTGGAGGCACTGGAAAGGGGATTTACTGGGCGGCCTCACGGCAGCCGTGGTGGCCCTACCCCTGGCCCTTGCATTCGGCAACGCAGCACTGGGGCCAGGCGGCGCCATATACGGGCTCTACGGAGCGATCATTACGGGCTTTCTAGCCGCTCTTTTTGGCGGTACCCCTGCGCAAGTCTCTGGTCCTACTGGACCGATGAGCGTCACCGTTGCTGGGGTAATTGGAACACTCGCAGCCGTTGGGATTTCTCGGGAGCTTGGGAGCAATGAGCTACTCCCACTCGTGATGGGAGCCGTGTTGATCGGCGGGCTCATTCAGATCCTGATGGGGGTTCTGCGCCTTGGTCGCTATATCACCCTGGTCCCTTATTCCGTGGTGTCGGGTTTCATGTCTGGCATCGGAGTGATTATTCTTTGCCTACAAATTGGACCCTTATTAGGAATCAAAAGCCAGGGCGGAGTAATCACTTCGCTCGGAACAGTTTTTAGTCAATTTACTCCGAATACAGCTGCGTTACTGGTCGGCGCATTGACGCTAGCAGTGGTTTTTCTAACCCCCAAGAGACTCAGCACCTGGGTGCCATCTCCACTGATTGCATTGGTGGTGATTACACCTCTTTCCATGCTGTTGTTTCAAGACGGCATCCCCCGAATCGGAACCATTCCAGAAGGGGGATTAAACTTCAGCCTGCCTAATCTCAAAAATCACTTCCCGGTCTTATTACGCGCCGGTCTTGTGCTCGCGGTGCTCGGTGCGATTGACTCACTGCTCACATCACTTGTGGCCGATAACATCAGCCAAAGTCGTCACCACTCCAACCGAGAGCTCATCGGGCAAGGCATTGCCAACAGCGTAGCTGGACTGTTCAACGGCCTACCAGGGGCCGGAGCAACGATGCGCACGGTGATCAATATCAAGTCTGGAGGCCGAACTCCTATCTCAGGGATGGCGCATTCGGTCTTTTTACTTGTGCTGCTTTTAGGCGCTGGGCCGCTGGCCGAAAGCATTCCAGAGGCATTATTAGCCGGGATATTAATCAAAGTAGGTCTAGACATTATCGACTGGGGATTCCTTTTAAGAGCCCACCGTCTCTCCATTAAGACAGCTCTTGTGATGTGGGGCGTTTTGCTGATGACCGTATTTTGGGATCTCATCGGCGCAGTCCTTGTTGGCATGTTTATTGCCAACCTTCTGACCATTGAATCGATTACAACGCATCAGTTGGAAAGCATGAATTCAGAAGACAGTTCTCAGCTCGATCAAGAAGAGCAACATCTCTTTGATCGTTGCGGAGATGCACTCATGCTGTTTCGCTTGCAAGGACCACTGAGTTTTGGAGCCGCAAAAGGAATTAGCGAACGCATGACCCAAATCAGGCAGTACAAAATACTTTTACTCGACGTGACAGACGTTCCACATCTTGGAATCACGGCCACATTGGCGATCGAAAGAATGGTGGAGGAAGCAGAACACCACGAACGCCAAGTTTTGATCGCGGGCGCAAATGCGAAGGTGAAAGCGCGTCTGGAACAATTCCGAATCCATCAGCTCACTGGAAGCAGAAGAGAGGCCTTGGCCCATGCAGCGCAAGAACTAGACCCGAACTAA
- a CDS encoding cupin domain-containing protein codes for MVSKAFAIAAATVLLCSGHALASPKPVVEELFTANRTLGGRVVVYPEGTPEMRVYRITLPVGAKIPLHIHPSPVVVMVEQGTLRNVRIVDGVEVTDTIKAGDGFLEGHPGEPHYVINTGTEPAISFVTFASVEGMPNMVRVE; via the coding sequence ATGGTCTCGAAGGCTTTTGCAATTGCCGCTGCGACCGTACTGCTTTGTTCTGGCCATGCACTGGCATCACCCAAGCCAGTTGTAGAAGAACTTTTCACGGCGAATCGAACCCTCGGAGGGAGAGTTGTTGTGTATCCCGAAGGAACCCCAGAGATGCGGGTTTATCGGATCACTCTTCCTGTTGGGGCCAAGATTCCATTGCATATCCATCCTTCGCCAGTTGTGGTGATGGTTGAGCAGGGAACGCTACGCAATGTAAGGATCGTCGATGGTGTTGAGGTGACTGACACTATTAAGGCAGGAGACGGCTTTCTTGAAGGTCACCCAGGTGAGCCGCACTATGTGATCAACACAGGAACTGAACCAGCCATAAGCTTTGTCACTTTTGCCAGTGTGGAGGGAATGCCAAACATGGTTCGTGTTGAGTGA
- a CDS encoding sulfiredoxin codes for MPIESINRPHESVIDQGKVDDLMKSISEIGLQEPVDLIEFEGKFYGFNGCHRYTAHKRLGRKTIEANIRHVDRATFRLHLM; via the coding sequence GTGCCGATTGAGTCCATTAATCGCCCTCACGAGAGCGTGATCGATCAAGGCAAAGTGGATGATCTGATGAAAAGTATCAGTGAGATTGGGCTTCAGGAACCTGTTGATCTCATTGAGTTTGAGGGTAAGTTCTATGGATTTAATGGCTGCCATCGATATACAGCACATAAACGTCTGGGTCGGAAAACGATTGAGGCCAATATCCGCCATGTTGATCGGGCTACGTTCCGTCTCCATTTGATGTGA